The stretch of DNA CACGGTGAACAGCGCGGTCGGGGTGCCCTCCGGGCCGGTGGTCCAGCCGGCCCGCACCAGGTAGGGGTAGGCCCGCCGGTCCCACTCCAGCCACTGCGGCCCGGAGCCGTCCAGCGGCAGCACCGCCAGCCGGACGTCGGCGTTGCCGGTTCCCGCCGCCGGGTAGGCGATGGTCTGCGGCACCGCCTCGGGGGAGGCCGGGTCGGCGATGTGCCAGCGGGCCACCGCCGACTCGTCCACCCGGGCGGCGAGCAGCGAACCGCCGTCCGGCGACCACCACATGCCGCGGTAGCGGCCCATCTCCTCGGCGGCGATGAAGTCGGCCAGGCCCCAGGTGACGCCGTCCGCGTCCGGCTCGGCGAGCACCCGGTCGGCCCCGGAGCCGATGGACACCGAGCGCAGCGCCCCGCCGGAGACGTAGGCGACGTTCTCGCCCCGGGGGCAGATCCGCGGGTCCACCACCGCCCCGGTGGCGGGCAGCGGGAACGGTCCGGGGTCGTCGCCCGCGAGGTCGGCGTAGTACAGCCGCCCGGACAGGGTGAACGCGGCGCGGGTGAAGGCGTCGTCCACGCTGTAGGCGACGATGCCGCCGCCGGACTCGCGCAGCCGCTCCCGGCGGGCCCGCTCCTCCGGCGGGAGGTCCTCCTCCTCGCCGGCGCCGATCGCCCGCGGGTCGGCGATCAGCCGCTCCCGGCCGGTGTCCAGGTCCAGCAGCCACAGGCAGGCGGCCCCGTCCGTACCGTGCCTGCTCCGCAGGAAGGCGATCCGCCGACCGTCGGGGGAGATGCCGAATGCCTTGGGGGCGCCCAGCGTGAACCGCCGGGTCCGGGCCTGTTGCCGTGGAAAACTCATGTGGCGATTGTCGCCCATCGCACGACGGGCGGCTCCGGGCGGGGATGGCCCCGGTATCGTCGGGGTCCATGACGGACCGCCGACTCCTGCTGGTGCACGCCCACCCCGACGACGAGAGCATCGTCACCGGCGCGACCATGGCCAAGTACGCCGCGGAGGGGGCCCAGGTCACCCTCGTCACCTGCACCCTGGGGGAGGAGGGCGAGGTCATCCCGCCCGAGCTGGCCCATCTGGCCGCCGACCGGGACGACGCCCTCGGGCAGCACCGCATCGGCGAGCTGGACAAGGCCTGCCTGGCGCTGGGGGTGCGGGACCACCGCTTCCTCGGCGGCGCCGGCCGGTACCGGGACTCCGGCATGGCGGACACGCCCACCAGCGAGAACCCGTCCTGCTTCTGGCAGGCCGACCTGGAGGAGGCGGCGCTGCTGCTGGCCGAGGTGGTGCGCGAGGTCCGCCCGCACGTCATGGTCAGCTACGACGCGAACGGCGGCTACGGGCACCCGGACCACATCAAGGCGCACCGGGTCGCCTACCGGGCGTTCGGCATGGCCGCGGAGCGGACGCTGCCCGGCCAGCCCTGGCAGACCCGCAAGCTCTACGCGATCGCCCAGCCGCTGTCGGTGCTGCGCGCCCGGGTCGAGCGGGCGCAGCGCGACCCCGGGCCGTTCACCGCCCCCGCCGGCGTCTCCGACATCGCCATCGGCACCCCGGACGAGCAGGTCACCACCAGGATCGACGCCTCGGCGCACTGGGCCGCCAAGGCCCTGGCGCTGCGCGCGCACGCCACCCAGGTCACCGTGGACGGGGCGCGGTTCGCGCTCTCCAACGACATCGCCCAGGAGATCGACGCGGTCGAGTACTTCACCCTGCTCCGCGGCCCGGCGTCCCGCCCCGGCCCGGACGGCCTGGAGACCGACCTGTTCGCCTGAGAAACCGTTGGGCATGCGGCCGGTCGCCCGGCGCGTTCGGCCGCGGGCCGGGGAAGCGGCGCCCCGGAGCTCGACGTCGCCGCGGCCGCCGCGGGGAGGTTTCGCGGGGTGGGCGGGAGCGGGCCGTGCACCGTCCCGCGGCCGCCCCGCCCCGGTCGCAGGGGGTGGGGCGGGCGGGGAAGTCCGAGGCGGCCGCACCGGGCGGCCGCCCGCATACCCGGCGGTCTCTGAACCCGCCGGGCGGCCGCCGTCCGCGGCCGGAGCGTCGGGCGGACCGGACGGGAATCCGGCCGCTCGGAACTGCAGCCGGTCCGCCCCCGGCGGTCCTCCCACCATCCGGTCCCGTCGCCGGAGGCCGGGCGCCGCCTCTCCCGGCCTGCGCGAACGCCGTCCTGTGCGCAGGCGGGGACCTCCCGGAGCGGTCCGGACGCGGGCCGACCGCGACCGGGCGGCGGCCTTTCCCGGCGGCCCGCGGGCCGGTCCCGGCCTGCGGGCCCGCTACCGGGGAGCGGCCCCGGGCCGGTCGGCGGGCCCGGCGGCGGGCACCGCGGTGGACGGGCGTTCCGGTGTCGGTGGGCGCGGCATCGATCGGTCGCCGCCGGAGCGGGGATGCAGGACGCCGGCGCGGAGGCCCCGGTGCTGCGGGCGCTGCGGAGCGCCCCGCCGCCGCACCCGGGGCCACCGGTGCGGCTCCCCGGCCGGTCCGTGCGTCCGCGGCGGTCGCGGGAGGCGGGGCGGCGGCACCCGGAGCGGGCCGCCCGGGCCCGGCGGGTCGGTAGGCTTCCCCCGTGTCTGCTTCCTCCACCTCGCCCGAGACCACCGGCGCCGGACCCGCGCAGCTGGCGGTCGGCATCGCCGCCTACACCCTGCTGTTCCTGGCGGCGCTGGGCACCGGCGTCGTCGGCGGGGTCTACGCCGGATGGCTCGCCTGGCTGTGGATGACCGGATCGGTCGGCCGGGCGCTGGCCCTCATCACCCTGGCGGTGGTCCTGGCCGGGCTCTACGCCGCGGTGCGCGGCCTCTACCGGGCGACCGGCGGGCCGCTGGGGCCGCTGCTCTGCACCATCGGCTGGATCCTCGCCCAGATGGTGCTGGTGGGGGTCGGAGCCAACGGCGATGTCGTGTTCAGCGGGGCCGGGATCAACTACCTCTACCTGTTCGGCGGGGTCGCCGCGGTCATGTTCGGGCTGCTCTCCACCACCCGCGCGGCCGCCGGCTGACCCCGGGCACGGCGCGGCCCCCGCGGCGGGACCGCGGAGGCCGGTGCACCGGGGCCGGTCAGGAGGCCCAGAAGCGCATCAGCACGTCGCCGTAGAGGACGTCCATCTGCGGCATGCCGATCGCCTGGAACAGGCCGGTGATCTCGTTCAGGTAGACCAGCTGGACGTCGGGCAGCCAGAGCACCCCGAAGACCGCGATGACGCCGAACAGCCCGAAGCCGCGGGCGACCCGCTCCATCCCCTCGAAGCGCCGAGGGCTCGCCGTGGCCGCCTCCAGCAGCGGGACCAGGATCCCGTAGCCGTCCATGCCGGGGACGGGCAGCAGGTTGACCAGGGCCGCGGTCAGGTTGAGGAAGCACAGGAACATCAGCCCGCCGATGAACCAGTTGTCGGTCACCGAGCCGGCCGGCAGCAGCACCGTCACCGCGGCCGCGAGCAGTACGGCCAGCACCAGGCTGGCGACGATCCCGGCGAGCGGGGCGAGCATCCGCCGGCCCCTGCCGCCGATCGCCTCCCGGTCGGTGTGCGACGCCGGGCCGGGGATGCCCAGCCCGCCGATGACCACGAACAGCACCGGCAGCACCAGGCCGGTGAAGACGCCGCCGCCGCGCTCGCCCGAGGCGGTGATCCGGCGCTCCCGGTAGGCGAACGGGTTGAGCCGCAGGTAGCCACTGCCGCGCAGTCCGCGGTCGCCGGCGAGGTAGGCGACCAGGGTGTGCGCGAACTCGTGTACCGCCACCGACACGATCCAGCCGCCGATGATGAACACGAACGGCGCGTACACGCTGCCGCCGTCGGTCCAGCCGAGCTCCAGCTCGGTCCGGTTCCAGCTGAACCAGCCGGCGATCCCGGTGACGGCCAGCACCAGCAGGAAGACCGGGCTGGGCACGAAGTCCAGCGCGGATCCGGAGGCCCCCTCCGCCCCCGCTCCGCCGGAGCGGCCGCCGCTCCCGGCCTCCCCGTCTCCGGCGTCCCGGTCTTCGGGGTCCCCGCCGCCGGGGGCATCGGCCCCGGGCTCCTCCCCGGCGCGGCCGGCCCGGCCGCCGCCGGCGTCCGCGTCGCCGCCCGTCCCGCCGTCCGCGGGCTCCGGGCGGTCGGCCTCTTCGCCGCCCTCCTCCGAGGGCTCCGCGGAGGCGTCCCGCTCCACCTGGTCCTGTTCGGCCCCGGACGCCCCGGAGGGCGCCTCCGGAGGGTCGGCCGGACCGCCCTCCGGGGCCTGCGGCGCCGGTTCGTCTGCGGCGACGGCGGACGCGGTGCCGCCGGTGCTCTCTTCGGGATCCGTGCCGGCCGGATCGGGCGTGGACATGCTTCTCCCACGGGTCTCAAGGTCGTGCGTCATGTGCGGCGGACGGCGCCGGGACGTGTCGCCTGCGCGGCGTCGAAGGGCGTCGGGGGTCGCGCCCTGGCCGGTGACCACCAGGCTACGGCCATCCGGAGCCGCCCGGTCACCGGGGCGCGCCGCAGCGCCGTCCCGCACCGGGCCCTGCGGCCCTCCGGTGCCCGCCCTGCGCGGAACCGGGGCGGCCGTCCTCCCCCTGCAGGCGGCCCCGGCCGGAGCCGAGCCGTGCCCGGCCACCGGCCGGTCTCGGGGCCGCGGGGGCGGCGGAGAGCCCTGGACACCCCTGCAACGCCGAGGCCGGCGGGGAAGCGGGGCGGCCGCTCCGCCGACCGGGCCGGATGATCATCCGCACATCCGGCAGCCGCTCAGAGCGCGGCCGGCGGCGCGGTCGCGGAGAGGTGCAGCGCGGTCAGCGCGAAGGCCTGCCCGGAGCGGGAGAGGTCCGGGCAGCCCTCCTCGGCGACCAGGTCCCCGCGCCGGGCGAAGCCCAGCGTCTCCATCAGCCAGGTGAGGTGGAGCAGCGCCGACTGGAACCGGCCCGCCTCGGGCAGCCCGCCGTCGTCGCCCCAGCCGGCGTCGGCCAGCACCTTGCGGGCCTCCGCGCCGATGCCGACCGCCTCGGCGCGCGCGTGGCTGCCGGTGGCGCGCGGCGTGCGCAGCAGGAGCAGCCCGAGCAGAGTCTCCGCGGAGGCCTGGGTGAACCCCTCGGCGTCCAGCACGTTCTCGGCGACGGCCCGCCACAGCGCGCGGTCGTCGGAGCGCAGGTGCCGGCCGCGGCGGGTGAGCACCAGGCGGCGGCCGGAGCGGCGCACCGCGCGCATCCCGCGCAGCAGCTTGTTCAGCACGATGAGCTGCATGGCGTCGGTCTCGCTGCGCGGCGGCGAGGGCGAGGTGGCCCAGTCGAACTCGGCGCACAGCTCGCGCACCACGCTGGGGGAGATGTAGCCGATCTGGGTGAGCCCGATGCCCTCGTCGGCGAAGTCGAGCAGGCGGCGCACCGGGGCGAGGGCCTCCGCGGCGTCCTGCGGCACCTCGGCGCCGCCGATCAGCCGGCCGAGCAGCGGCCAGAGCCGCTGGCGGTGCGGGTGCGAGGGGGAGCCCAGCCAGCCGCGGGCGCGCTCCTCGCGGATCCGGTCCAGCCGGCTGCGGCCCTGGGGGTCGGGCTGGGTCAGGAACGCGTGGGTGAAGCGCTCCTGCTCGGATCTCCAGCCGCGGGTGCCCGGGCGCACGTCGCCCGCGGCGATCGCCAGCTCCAGGGCGGCCGACACCGCCCGGCTCGCCTCGATCTCGGCGCTGCCCAGCGAGGCGCCCCAGGTCAGCTCGGGCAGGTCCGGGGGCT from Nocardiopsis composta encodes:
- the mshB gene encoding N-acetyl-1-D-myo-inositol-2-amino-2-deoxy-alpha-D-glucopyranoside deacetylase, whose amino-acid sequence is MTDRRLLLVHAHPDDESIVTGATMAKYAAEGAQVTLVTCTLGEEGEVIPPELAHLAADRDDALGQHRIGELDKACLALGVRDHRFLGGAGRYRDSGMADTPTSENPSCFWQADLEEAALLLAEVVREVRPHVMVSYDANGGYGHPDHIKAHRVAYRAFGMAAERTLPGQPWQTRKLYAIAQPLSVLRARVERAQRDPGPFTAPAGVSDIAIGTPDEQVTTRIDASAHWAAKALALRAHATQVTVDGARFALSNDIAQEIDAVEYFTLLRGPASRPGPDGLETDLFA
- a CDS encoding site-2 protease family protein — protein: MSTPDPAGTDPEESTGGTASAVAADEPAPQAPEGGPADPPEAPSGASGAEQDQVERDASAEPSEEGGEEADRPEPADGGTGGDADAGGGRAGRAGEEPGADAPGGGDPEDRDAGDGEAGSGGRSGGAGAEGASGSALDFVPSPVFLLVLAVTGIAGWFSWNRTELELGWTDGGSVYAPFVFIIGGWIVSVAVHEFAHTLVAYLAGDRGLRGSGYLRLNPFAYRERRITASGERGGGVFTGLVLPVLFVVIGGLGIPGPASHTDREAIGGRGRRMLAPLAGIVASLVLAVLLAAAVTVLLPAGSVTDNWFIGGLMFLCFLNLTAALVNLLPVPGMDGYGILVPLLEAATASPRRFEGMERVARGFGLFGVIAVFGVLWLPDVQLVYLNEITGLFQAIGMPQMDVLYGDVLMRFWAS